The sequence GCGCAGTGGACATTCCCAATGCCGATACTGACTGGCGTTGACCAGGTGTCGCCTTATATCAATGCTGCGGATAGTGCCAATACATTCTTCGCCGTTGCAGGAAATTCGCTGAAGAAAGTAACACAGTCGCCACAAACCAGTATCTGGGATTTCCAGGATATCGTACTTAAGGCGCCTGTTGAAGCAAAAGCAACCAGGTATAGTTCGTATACTACACGTATTGCGCTTACCGATGCCAACGATCAGCCCCTGGCTAAGACAGCGTTGAACCTGAGTTCCAACTCAAGGGTGCCTGTTTATATCAATCACCTGTATTATGTGATCACGGATACCCCGATCCCGGTATACACTGATGCTTCAGGATCTATTACTATAGTTGAACAACTGGAAGACATCGCAGGCGCGCGGTTTACTGTTACTGATGCCAGTGGTGCGCATGCAGAAATAAACCCAATGGACAAGCCATTTAACAAGCTTGCTGCACTAGACTCTTCAGACAAGCTGAAAGGCGCGAACATTGTTCGTCCTGATGGCTCTACTAAGAAGCTCGTTGCTGCTGATGTTAATGAGAGCGATCTCAAAGCTGTTGCTGCAGCCAATGTCAACCTGGCAAAAGCGTACACGGCTGCTGCAACCACAAGTGGCCGTAAACGTGGTCTGATGTTGATGGCAATGCCAACTGGCCATACCATGCAGTTACAGGGTTTTGGTAACACAATCCTTGCTGATGTTGGTGATATCTTCCGTTGGCTGGAATCTGGTGTTGACTATGTATGGCACCTTGTTGAAGATGCGGCTACAGGTTTCTGGCGCTTTGTGGTAACCATTGCGGGCAAGGTATACCAAGGCATTCTGGACTGCGTTGAAAAAGTAGTGAGCGCCGTAAGGTGGGTATACAACCTCATTAAAACAGCGATCGAAGACCTGATCAAGTATCTTGAATTCCTGTTTGAATGGAAAGACATCACACGCACCAAGCAAGTGATCAAGAACATCACCAAACTCTACCTGAAGAACGAGATCGACCAGATCGAAGTTGTAAAAGGGAAATTCAACGACGAGATACAGAACCTGGTTAAGACCATCAACAACTGGGCGGGCATCACCGACTGGAAAGGTCTTGGCGCAGCGGCTACATCACCAGCCAACGCAAGCTCGAAGCCAAACTCAGGTCAGGATGCACCGGGCAACCTGCTGTCGTCGCATTTCCAGAACAACTCCAACAACATTGTTCAGAAGAATCGGAATACGTGGCCGACACCAGGTCAAACTCCGATAGATACGCTGCTGCTGGCGCTGAAGAACGAAGGCACGATACTGGATTCAGTTATCGACCAGTTCAGCAGCCTGGCTAACAGCTACCAGCAAATGAATCTGGAAGATATACTGAAGAGGGTAGTTGCTATCATTGCCGATGGCGTACTCGAAACAGTAGAAAATGTAGTAGACGCTCTGTTCGACATCGTATACGAATTGGCTACGGCTGCACTCAATTTGCTGGATACGCCGATCTACATACCTGTAGTGAGCGACATCCTCGAGTACTTCGGAGTGCCAAGCCTGTCTATGCTCGACCTGTTCTGCTGGATTACAGCGGTACCTGTAACTATTGGTTACAAGATCACCAGGAACACAGCTCCATTCGGTGATGATCAGTTCTCTAATTTGCTGATCAATGCTACCAGCTTTGCGCAAATAGTGGATGCGTTCAGGCAACCGCCGCGCGCAATGATGGTTGAAGAGGCGGGTCTCAAACTGCCTACCGACGGCGGTGGTAGTGATTTTGCCCTGGATTCTGACCTTGATGCACCTCCGACAATGGCTGCCCCTGCAGTTACTGCCGGCCCGATCACAATGCCGAAATCGGTATCGAGCGCGGTATATGTTACGGGGCACACAGCGTCTGGTTTCTTCACCCTGATGTCTTGCTTCGTATCCAGCTTTGAAGCTGCAGACGAAAGTCCTGAGAACGACTGGGGCATACCATCAGCTATCCTTGGTGTATTGAGCGCTGCTACTAATGGTATTGCCGGCGTATTGGTACCTAAGTACCCGATTGAGAATAAAGTGGTAAGCTGGATGAGTACTGCTACTACCGGTACAGTTATCCTCTGCAAACTGATCTTCAGCGGTCCCGCGCAAACGAAATTTGGCGCTGCTACAGGTGTTATGAAAAACCTGAAAGCAGGCGACGGGCGTGCAACGGGAGCTGTTGTGAATACTATTCTCATCATACCCGCATTGGTATGTACCTGCTGGCATTTTTATGAACTGGCACAGAAAGACGCGAGTGCTGAACGTTCTGCTGCTATTATAGATGAAACCAGCAACATGACATCTTACATTAGCCGCATTAGTTATTGTGTGGCCGTTAATGACAAGGAACCTGAAACTAAAGCTATTGCCGTTGGAGTAATGGTAGTAGCCAATGTGTGCACAGCAGGCCTGCAAACTGCAGAAGCTATTGTTGGTGCATAACAGCGAAGTTTCGGTAAATAAAAAGCCGCCCCGTAAGGCGGCTTTTTTTATTCATGATTATCTGCTTCGTTGTCGTCTTCTCGGGGTTTCTCAGGTAAGTTGCCTCGCATTTGCTCCAGTATGTACCTGATGAACAGGCATCCACCTACGCCGGTAAAGTATATGAAAATTACACGCAGGGGAGTGGGATGTATGAACACAAAATCGGCTACCGATTTTTGATCCAGCGGGCCGCTGTAAAACAGGGCAATTGCTATAGTGCCGGCGATAAGCTCGCCGGTAAAAAAAGCGAGCAGCGTTAGTAATACCCATATGATCGTATTCAAACCTTTGGTTTTGGCGATCTGGGCATTTTTGTATGAGAAGAAAATACTTAACAGCAGCTCCGGCATTCTTAGATATTTTTCATGAACTCGGTAACGCTTTCCATTATGTGGCTGATCTGCTCGTTGTTCAGGCCATGGTGGCAAGCCAACAGCATACCGCCGCGCATTACTTTGTCTGCTTCAGGATATCCATTAGCAGAGGCTTTGTGAGCTTCGTGCTTAAAGCCCGGCTGACGGAGGATATTACCTGTAAATACTGTACGTGTCTGGATATTGCGTTTCTCAAGGAAGATCTGCAGGTCGCGACGAATGAACGGCGCTGACTCGCGGATAGTTACCGCAAATGCCAGCCAACCTGTGCGTGAATCAGGCAGTTGCTTTGGCATAATGAAATGCTCTTCGTACTGGCTGAAGAACTCGCGCATGCGGTTGTAGTTAGCAGTACGTGTATCGATATTCTGTGCCAGTTTGTTCAACTGTACGATACCGAATGCTGCACCCATTTCAGATGGCTCGATGTTGTAGCCTGGTTCTTCGAATACGAACTTGGCATCGTAAGGAATGCCTTCGATCTCTACGTTGAAACGGTTCTCGATCTTTTCAGACTCCACGAACAGGGAAGAGCTACGGCCCCAGCTACGCAGCAGGCGACCACGATCGTAGAACGCTTCTGTATTAACGCAAAGCATACCGCCATTGCCCGCACAGTTGATGATGTGCGAACCATAGAAGCTGGTAGTGCTCATATCCGTAAAGCGACCTGAAGAAGCGCCGCCTATTTCAGCACCCAGTGTATCTGCTGAGTCTTCGAGCAGGAAGATGCCGTGTTTGTCGGCTATCTCGCGCAGCTTAGCCCAGTCGGGCAGGTTGCCTATAAGGTTAGGGATGACCATCGCCTTGGTTTTTGGCGTGATCATTTCTTCCACTTTATTAACGTCAAGATTATAAGTGCCTTCTTCCACGTCAACAAAAGCCGGTACCCAGCCCTTTTTAACTAGTGGCGCTACTGTAGTAGAGAAGGTAAGGGCAGGAGTGATGATCTCAGTGCCCGGCTCATAATTCAGCAAGTCGGCAGCCAGGTACAAGGCCGAAGAGCCACTGTTGACCATAATGCCATATTTCTTAGCATAGAGTGCAGCAATGCGTTCTTCCATTTCGCGAACGTTCTTGCCCATTTGGGTAGAGGTGCGCAGCACATTTACCACCGCGTCTATTTCTTCTTCACCATGAACGGTTTTTCCGTAGGGGACGTGAATGTAATCTGTTTGTACCATCGTGTAAGATTAGACTGCGAATGTAATAGTTATGCAGCAATAATAAGTTAACAGTATCTGAAAATTGAATATGAATGAAAAAGGCCGCCTGGAAAGGCGGCCCGTACTATTAAAGCTCTAATTAAAAATTATTTTGCTATGGCGTTGCCATTGCGGTCAAGCTCCACGATCTCGTATCCGAGTTTCTGGAGACCTTCCATAACGCGTGCTTTGTCGCCCACCAGCAATACGTTCATTTTGTCTACATCAGGGATGTAGCGCGTAATGAGCCTGTGCACGTCCTGTGCGGTCATATTACGCAGTATTTCGTTTTGCTTTGATGGGAAGTTGGCAGGCAGATTATATTCCAGTATACGAGACAGGAATGCTGCTTTTTGCTCGCCTTCTTCGTATTTGCGGGCATCAGCCTGGCCCATTGAGTTTTGCGTAAAGCTCAGCTCTTGTGCAGTGATACCTTTTTCGCGGTATTCTTTCATGATCTTCAGGATGTCTACCATAGCGCTATCTGTAGCGTTGGCTTTAATGCCCGAACCGAAAGTGTAGCTGCCAGTGTATTTATTGCCATCGAAACCGCTGCGTGCGCCATATGTCCAGCCACGTTCTTCGCGCAGGTCAAGATTCAGACGGCTGTTGAACGCACCACCGAACGGATAGTTCATTACCGTGCTTTTGTAATAGTCACCGGTAGCGTCATATTTCATGTCAGTAACGTAACCTATGCGGAACTCAGTTTGAGCCGCGTTAGGAACGTCGATGAAATAGATCCTGGTTTTTTCAATTGCAGGAGCTGCAGCGAGTGTTGGCAGTTTTATTTCTGTGGCAGGAAGCTGCTGCAGGAAGTTGATGCCTTTCAGCGCCTGGTCCTGGCTGATGTTGCCCACTACTACAGCCTGTGCACCTGATTTCGAGATGTAGTTGTTGTAGTAATTCTGAATGTCTTCCAGCTGGATATTCTTCAGCGTGGTTTCAGTGCCCATTGTTGGCCATGCCAGAACGTTGTCTTTGCCAAACTGCAATTTTTGGTAAGCAGTGCTGGCAAGGTATCCTGGCCTGTTCATGTTGTTCTTGATAGTTTCCAGCAAGCGGTTCTTGTTGGTGTTGAACGCGTCTTCTGTGAACTTAGGATTCAGGATGCGTTCCTGTACCAGCGCCATCGTCTTATCGAAGTTCTTCGTCAGAGACGTTACAGACATTTCGATACCATCGAGAGTCGTGTAGATGTTGATCTGGCTACCGAGTTTTTCCAGCTCAGTTCCCAGTTGTTCAGCAGAGTAGTTTTTAGTGTCCTCCTGCATCATGGCTGCAAACAGGTTAGACAAACCTGCTTTCGATGGATCGTTAGCATCCATCATCCTACCGCCTTTAAATTTCAGCGTCATAGTCACCACAGGTATTTCGTCTGTTTTGGTGCCGATGGTTCTGATACCGCCCGGCAGTTCCTTGCGCCAGAAGTCAGGCACTTTCACCACAGGGTTAGGCCCATTGCCAGGTATTTTGCTGCGGTCGAAATTGTCTTTAGCTTTTACATATTTCAAGCCATTGTAACCATAATCCGGAGCTTTATAGCCTGCTTCAGATACAGTGTAGTTATCGGCTGCCGCTTTGTTTTCAGGTTGATCTTTTGTCAACACGCTAACAACTACTGCATGTTTGCCTTTGATGTACTGGTTGTACACGCGCATTACATCTTCTTTGGTTACCTTTTTGTACCTGTCCAGGTCTGCCGCCAGGTAGTTAGGGTTGCCTTCGAATGTTTGGTAAGCCGCCAGTTGCGACACTTTACCCGATACGCTTTCCAGGCCCATGATCATTTCTGCTTCGCGGGCGTTGCGGAATTTTTCGATGTCTTCATCGGTTACACCACGCTTTTCAAAAGTAGCCAGGGCTTCACGCACAGCAGCGTCCATATCTGACAGTTTTTTGCCAGGGAACGGTGTGATCGCGAAAGAGAACTCACCTGCCAGCTCGCTGGTTGGGTGCATCGCGAAAGCGTTAACCGCCTGCTGTGTTTTTACCAGTTGTTGGTAGATGATGGAGTTTTTGTTGTTGTAGCCACCAAGGATATCTGCCAGGGCGTCAAGTGGAGCTTCATCTTTGTGATGAGCTGGTACGCCAGGGAAAGTAACACGCAACTGAGGCAGTTTGGCATAGTTGTCCACAAACGACACATACCTTGTTGACGGCAGTGTGAATGTTTCAGGCATCATGTCCTTTACTTCCGGTCCTTTTGGTATAGAACCGAAGTATTTTTCTACCAGTGTTATTACCTCTTTGGTAGTCACATCACCACCAACTGTTACCACCGCATTGTTCGGGCTGTACCAGCGCATGAAGAAGTTCTTCAGATCGTTAACATCTACTCGGTTCAGGTCTTCTACGTAACCAATAGTCAACCATGAATAAGGATGGCCATATGGATACAGGTTCTTAGAAGTCACCTCGCTAACCAAACCATAAGGAACGTTGTCGTAACGCTGACCGCGCTCGTTCTTTACGGTAGCGCGCTGTACTTCGAATTTCTTCTGAGTAACAGCGTCCAGCAGGAAGCCCATACGGTCGGCTTCCAGCCACAGCATTTTTTCCAGCTGGTTGCTAGGTACAGTTTCGAAATAGTTGGTGCGGTCGCGGTTGGTAGTACCGTTCAACTCACCACCTGCTTCGGTGATTATTGAAAAATGTTGTTCGTCGGCTACGTTGTCTGAACCCTGGAACATCATGTGCTCGAAGAAGTGTGCGAAACCGGATTTGCCGATCTCTTCGCGAGCAGAACCTACGTGGTAGGTAACGTCAACGTGCACCAGCGGATCAGAATGGTCTTCATGTACGATCAAAATAAGACCGTTGGGTAATACATATTTCTCGTAGGGAATAACCAGGTTCTTACCTGATTTGTCTGCAGAGACTTTCTCTACAAGTTTTGCCTGGGCCATTGCCGCAGGGCCGTAAAGCGCAACTGCAACCGTTAAGGCCAGAAAAATGCGTTTCATAACAAGGTGGAAATTTGTGTTCCCCGTAAAAATAGGCTTTAGGGGCGAAATTGGTATCACCCGTTTTTTACCCCTATTGTTTGGTGAGCGTATATGTCAATACAATGCTATACGTGCCGCCATTGTAGACGAAGCCGGGTTCAACCAGGGCATCAATGGTAAATGTATTGCCGCTGGTAGATGTGGAGCCACGGGTACCGCTGGCGATTGTTTGGTTAGATGTGGAAATAGTCAGATATGACCCGCTGGTAGATTTTTTGAGCTTAAGGACGCTGGCCGGCATGTTGGTGCTGGCGCCACCACCGGTGGCGCTAAAGTTAGTCGTGGAGGCTTTTACTGCCAGTTGCCAGTTGTAATTGCATTTGACGGTGATGGTCGAAAAACTTGTGATGGTTTTGCCACTCGCCAGGTCACTGACACTTCCGAAGGTAACCGTTGATGGTGACGACGCGGTGATCACATACATGCTGTCGATGGTGGCAGTAGCGGTAGCTGTTCCAGTCCACGCGTATTGCGCGCGGCTGCCGACAGCGCAAAACAGGAAAACCAATATGAAAGCAAATATCCTCACGGCGGCGTCAATGTATATAAAATCGTGAATGAATAATTGCCAGGAGGATAGCTCCAGTTGGTGGCTGCGAAGATCAGACTATATATGAACTGGACGTCAGAATTTAGTTTCTTCTGCGAAAACAAACGTTGGTCAGTGTTGGTGAGCTGAAGTGCTGTGCTCACGAGGTTGCTGACATTGGATGAATTGTGCGATACAAACAGCAGCTTAACTGGGTATGGACTTGTAAGGGTGAAACCTGATGGGCTGGTCACCGACGATACCCTGGCATATACCTCACGGTTCTTATCCTTAGAGGAAAGTTGAAGAGTAAGCGCATTGCTAATGGTTTGATCAGCTTCTATTTTAGCCACGGTATTGAGGCTAAAATTCAGGCTGGTATTGGATATGACCTGGATATAGTTATCAAGGTTTTGCGAATAACCATGCAGTGATAGCAGCACTAACAATATGACCAGGGGAAACCTCATGAATATTATCCCTAACTCGGAACGCCGTAAAAATAGGCCTGTAAATTTACATAGCGAAGGAATTGAGTTTGCTTAACATACCCTTTGCAAATATTGATATACTATAAAGCTGTGATAATTGCGTATTTACGCGGCTTATTTACAATAAAAACATGCAATAATCTTGTATTTTAGATTGAAATGTGCTTGTTTTGTGTCCAGCTATGATCAGGCTTAATATTTTCATCTTGGCCATTATTTGTGTTATCGCGTTGCCTTTCAGCAGCGTCGCACAAAATCTCGGCGCGTATCCTACTACATTGGATTTTAAACTGGCCAATGGCCAAAGCGAAGCTCAAGTAGTAAACATAACCAACAGCTCTAAAGCAAAGGTTCAGTTCAGGTTGTACTTCAACGACTGGATACGTGATAGCCTGGGTGGTCACGAATATTATGAGCCCAATACGATTCCCCGTTCTGCTTCACGTTGGGTAACGGTTAACCGGAACTTCATAGAGTTAGAACCTGGGCAGTCGACCACTGTAACGGTAAAGATGGCTGTGCCTGATTCAGCAGAGGCAGCAAACGAGATGAAATGGTCGATGCTGTTTATTGAAACCGTGCAGGAACAAACAGCCGCCGCCAGCAAAACACCACAAACATCGGTGCGTAACCTGTTGCGTATCGGCGTACACATCTACCAAACACCACCTACACTCACGAAGAAAGAAGTAAAGATCTACGACCTGAAACCTGCTGTTGACACTACGCCAAACGCATACAATCTTGTTTGTCAAAATACCGGCGAGATCATGCTGGAGTGTAAATCTTACCTTGAAGTTACTTCGCTGGCGGATGGTAAAAAGACAAAGGTAGAAGCTCTTGAGTTCCCGATGTTCCCTGATCAGCGCCGCCTGGTGCGTTATGAGCTGCCTAAGTCTTTGGCAAAGGGCAAATATTCAGTGCTCGGTGTAATAGATGGTGGTGAAGACCTGTCCCTCGAAGCCATTGAGAGTACAGTAGAAGTACAGTAGAAGTACAGTAGTCTTGTTTACTGGCACAGTATTGGAGCTCTTCCTCAAAACAAAACGACATGAGATCCCGTATAGCTTTTGCACTGGTGGTCTGCTTTAGTCCGCTATTCATTTATATGTCCTGCAAGGACTCAACAACCTCTCCCGGTAAAGGCTGCAACGGTGTTATTTGCACCATGGAGTTCAGAGGCATCACATTGCAAGTAAACGACAATGAGGGCAACCCGGTAAAGCTGGATGAAGCGTACACAATACGCGTAAAGACTGGAGAACAGATAACTCACGACGCCAACTCAACTACCATTGGCAGCTATACAGTACTTGACGACGGATACCAGAAGAAGCTGGCACAATCCACCGCAGAGTTCCGTTTCGTTGGTAAGCGTGGCGGGCAGGAAGTTGTCAACGAGCTTTACACCATCTCAGCCGACTGCTGCCATATCAGCAAACAATCGGGCAAGACCGACGTAACACTTCCTTAAATCACAAGCCATCATC comes from Polluticoccus soli and encodes:
- a CDS encoding DegT/DnrJ/EryC1/StrS family aminotransferase; the encoded protein is MVQTDYIHVPYGKTVHGEEEIDAVVNVLRTSTQMGKNVREMEERIAALYAKKYGIMVNSGSSALYLAADLLNYEPGTEIITPALTFSTTVAPLVKKGWVPAFVDVEEGTYNLDVNKVEEMITPKTKAMVIPNLIGNLPDWAKLREIADKHGIFLLEDSADTLGAEIGGASSGRFTDMSTTSFYGSHIINCAGNGGMLCVNTEAFYDRGRLLRSWGRSSSLFVESEKIENRFNVEIEGIPYDAKFVFEEPGYNIEPSEMGAAFGIVQLNKLAQNIDTRTANYNRMREFFSQYEEHFIMPKQLPDSRTGWLAFAVTIRESAPFIRRDLQIFLEKRNIQTRTVFTGNILRQPGFKHEAHKASANGYPEADKVMRGGMLLACHHGLNNEQISHIMESVTEFMKNI
- a CDS encoding M16 family metallopeptidase, whose protein sequence is MKRIFLALTVAVALYGPAAMAQAKLVEKVSADKSGKNLVIPYEKYVLPNGLILIVHEDHSDPLVHVDVTYHVGSAREEIGKSGFAHFFEHMMFQGSDNVADEQHFSIITEAGGELNGTTNRDRTNYFETVPSNQLEKMLWLEADRMGFLLDAVTQKKFEVQRATVKNERGQRYDNVPYGLVSEVTSKNLYPYGHPYSWLTIGYVEDLNRVDVNDLKNFFMRWYSPNNAVVTVGGDVTTKEVITLVEKYFGSIPKGPEVKDMMPETFTLPSTRYVSFVDNYAKLPQLRVTFPGVPAHHKDEAPLDALADILGGYNNKNSIIYQQLVKTQQAVNAFAMHPTSELAGEFSFAITPFPGKKLSDMDAAVREALATFEKRGVTDEDIEKFRNAREAEMIMGLESVSGKVSQLAAYQTFEGNPNYLAADLDRYKKVTKEDVMRVYNQYIKGKHAVVVSVLTKDQPENKAAADNYTVSEAGYKAPDYGYNGLKYVKAKDNFDRSKIPGNGPNPVVKVPDFWRKELPGGIRTIGTKTDEIPVVTMTLKFKGGRMMDANDPSKAGLSNLFAAMMQEDTKNYSAEQLGTELEKLGSQINIYTTLDGIEMSVTSLTKNFDKTMALVQERILNPKFTEDAFNTNKNRLLETIKNNMNRPGYLASTAYQKLQFGKDNVLAWPTMGTETTLKNIQLEDIQNYYNNYISKSGAQAVVVGNISQDQALKGINFLQQLPATEIKLPTLAAAPAIEKTRIYFIDVPNAAQTEFRIGYVTDMKYDATGDYYKSTVMNYPFGGAFNSRLNLDLREERGWTYGARSGFDGNKYTGSYTFGSGIKANATDSAMVDILKIMKEYREKGITAQELSFTQNSMGQADARKYEEGEQKAAFLSRILEYNLPANFPSKQNEILRNMTAQDVHRLITRYIPDVDKMNVLLVGDKARVMEGLQKLGYEIVELDRNGNAIAK